A genomic window from Methanobrevibacter sp. TLL-48-HuF1 includes:
- a CDS encoding glycosyltransferase has protein sequence MIKINKNNIKISIVIPIYDNNNYVKDCLHSLLNQTLKQIEIVCINYCSDDWLKYFAGKNEHFQVFSKKKSENIINIINGEYVTFINQEDFFMFITFDALYDYVCINKCDMLFYPSGIITENKEILHDEYFEYSLLNSHKNQKDFMDYLFFSSHEITNILYNVSFLKKLNLSFPTDISFDNVYFFFKTFLSSNSIGFFDSIMAFKRKEMQPYYIKEDIKKEEYPIFGNDFCNYFFINNYDFSKIVFNKSYFDTLINIINLFDNLFLFNVVSRNLLNYICCFVKKSYICAENKNIIFNLIKHFFDEINNKHYMDFILNLDVENLIFYRMILKSQTNGEFILNYKIREVKMDKYSLEVSNGNLKNNIQELSSELNGIKQEVVLLNNKYNSINKEYNSLNKKYDSISTEYNSLNKKYDSISTEYNSLNKEYDSISTEYNFLNKEYNSIKKDLIALRGRNRYLSLKNKKLFEENKELEEEIKLKITNSKSSWKKLINKFKS, from the coding sequence GTGATTAAAATTAATAAAAATAATATTAAAATTTCAATTGTTATCCCTATTTATGATAATAATAATTATGTTAAAGATTGTCTGCATAGTTTGTTAAATCAAACATTAAAACAAATTGAAATTGTTTGTATAAATTATTGTTCTGATGATTGGCTAAAATATTTTGCTGGTAAAAATGAACATTTTCAAGTATTTTCTAAAAAAAAGTCTGAAAATATAATAAATATTATTAATGGTGAGTATGTAACATTTATTAATCAAGAGGATTTTTTCATGTTTATTACTTTTGATGCATTATATGATTATGTTTGCATTAATAAATGTGATATGCTTTTTTATCCATCAGGAATTATAACTGAAAATAAAGAAATTTTGCACGATGAATATTTTGAGTATTCTTTATTAAATTCACATAAAAATCAAAAAGATTTTATGGATTATTTGTTTTTTAGTTCTCATGAGATTACTAATATTTTATATAATGTTTCTTTTTTAAAAAAGTTGAATTTATCATTTCCAACGGATATAAGTTTTGATAATGTATATTTCTTTTTTAAAACTTTTTTGAGTTCAAATAGTATTGGTTTTTTTGATAGTATAATGGCATTTAAACGAAAAGAAATGCAACCATATTATATTAAAGAAGATATAAAAAAAGAGGAATATCCTATTTTTGGTAACGATTTTTGCAATTATTTTTTTATAAATAATTATGATTTTTCAAAAATTGTATTTAATAAAAGTTATTTTGATACACTTATTAATATTATTAATTTATTTGACAATTTGTTTTTGTTTAATGTTGTTTCAAGAAATTTACTTAATTATATTTGTTGTTTTGTTAAAAAAAGTTATATTTGTGCCGAAAATAAAAATATAATTTTTAATTTAATTAAACATTTTTTTGATGAAATTAATAATAAACATTATATGGATTTTATTCTAAATTTAGATGTGGAAAATCTAATTTTTTATAGAATGATATTAAAATCCCAAACGAATGGAGAATTTATTTTAAATTATAAAATTCGTGAAGTTAAAATGGATAAATATAGTTTGGAAGTATCAAATGGCAATTTGAAAAATAATATTCAAGAGTTATCCTCTGAATTAAATGGTATAAAGCAAGAAGTTGTTCTTCTTAATAATAAATATAATTCTATCAATAAGGAATATAATTCTTTAAATAAGAAGTATGACTCTATAAGTACTGAGTATAATTCTTTAAATAAGAAGTATGACTCTATAAGTACTGAGTATAATTCTTTAAATAAGGAGTATGACTCTATAAGTACTGAGTATAATTTTTTAAATAAGGAGTATAATTCTATCAAAAAAGATTTAATTGCTTTAAGAGGTAGGAACAGATATTTATCCTTAAAAAATAAAAAGTTATTTGAAGAAAATAAAGAATTGGAAGAAGAGATAAAATTGAAGATAACTAATTCAAAAAGTTCTTGGAAAAAGTTGATTAATAAATTTAAGAGTTAA
- a CDS encoding class I SAM-dependent methyltransferase, with amino-acid sequence MHKSSFQSMEKFKNDYLNPEKPLNILDIGSYDASDTSYNYGRFLREDNWKYQGMDIQKGPNIDIVVSDIYNWIEIEDNSFDVVVSGQAFEHMEFFWKAIKEIERILKPGGLCCIIAPSAGPVHKNPYDCFRFTDDGMKQVANYVGLQILECYVNDDEISYPWYDCVLIARKQYGVNNNLEKRMDNLENKLDLILKKINE; translated from the coding sequence TTGCATAAAAGTTCATTTCAATCAATGGAAAAATTTAAGAATGATTATTTAAACCCAGAAAAACCCTTAAATATTTTGGACATCGGATCTTATGATGCTAGTGATACTTCTTATAATTACGGCAGATTTTTAAGAGAAGATAACTGGAAATATCAGGGTATGGATATTCAGAAAGGTCCTAACATAGACATTGTTGTTTCAGATATTTATAATTGGATTGAAATTGAAGATAATTCTTTTGATGTTGTTGTTTCTGGTCAGGCTTTTGAACATATGGAATTCTTTTGGAAAGCTATAAAAGAAATTGAAAGAATCTTAAAACCTGGAGGATTATGTTGTATTATTGCTCCTAGTGCAGGGCCGGTTCACAAAAATCCTTATGACTGTTTCAGATTCACTGATGATGGTATGAAACAGGTAGCTAATTATGTAGGATTGCAAATATTGGAATGCTATGTTAATGATGATGAAATTTCTTATCCGTGGTATGATTGTGTTTTAATAGCTAGAAAACAGTATGGTGTTAATAATAATCTAGAAAAAAGAATGGATAATCTTGAAAATAAATTAGATTTAATTTTAAAAAAAATTAATGAATAA
- a CDS encoding DUF6270 domain-containing protein, with protein MVFTVGVFGSCVSRDLFNSQIVPNYKTFFQIISYSQRTSIISLMQNNIKFDEKDIIFENDYNDSIRYDLSKCWLSEIANNPPDYIIMDVIYELIFGILILDDGNIITNNYWDLPKTKFYETIKDKSTALTIIEDSKTYFKLYEESIDLFFNFLKNNCQSSKIILNSARYATKILKKDKTIVDESGNSYLLNVNSYIEDLELYIENNYDVEIMYFGRDYLADESHIWGSGRTHYEKSYYSDKFNQLKHIVEFDNISKNYQFLADKNLNYEKEIEHLLFQQKILKEKLIKIHDQKKFYCKNNGVLRKENMFLKKKLEENL; from the coding sequence TTGGTTTTTACAGTTGGTGTTTTTGGATCATGTGTGTCAAGGGATTTATTTAATTCACAAATTGTTCCAAATTATAAAACTTTTTTTCAAATAATTTCTTATTCACAAAGAACATCTATCATTAGTTTGATGCAAAATAACATAAAATTTGATGAAAAGGACATAATATTTGAAAATGATTACAATGATTCTATTAGGTATGATTTAAGTAAATGTTGGCTTTCTGAAATAGCAAATAATCCTCCAGATTATATTATTATGGATGTTATTTATGAATTGATTTTTGGAATTTTAATTTTAGATGATGGAAATATTATTACAAATAATTATTGGGATTTACCAAAAACTAAGTTTTATGAAACTATCAAAGACAAATCAACTGCATTGACAATAATTGAGGATTCAAAAACTTATTTCAAATTATATGAAGAAAGTATAGATTTATTTTTTAATTTTTTAAAAAATAATTGTCAATCTTCAAAGATTATTTTGAATTCTGCAAGATATGCAACAAAAATATTAAAAAAAGACAAGACAATTGTTGATGAAAGTGGAAATAGTTATTTGTTAAATGTTAATAGTTATATTGAAGATTTGGAGTTATACATAGAAAATAATTATGATGTTGAAATTATGTATTTTGGTAGAGATTATTTAGCTGATGAATCTCATATTTGGGGTTCTGGTAGAACACATTATGAAAAGTCTTATTATTCAGATAAATTTAATCAGCTTAAACATATTGTTGAATTTGATAATATTTCAAAAAATTATCAATTTTTGGCAGATAAGAATTTAAATTATGAAAAAGAAATTGAGCATTTACTTTTCCAACAGAAAATTTTAAAAGAAAAATTAATTAAAATACATGATCAAAAAAAGTTTTATTGTAAAAATAATGGTGTTTTAAGAAAAGAAAATATGTTTTTAAAGAAAAAATTAGAAGAAAACTTATAA
- a CDS encoding methyltransferase domain-containing protein yields MHKSSHDKMSWFKNTYLNDNDFLDILDVGSLDTSGTNYNYKSIFNSSNWTYQGLDFEKGANVDIVVDDIYNWYEVEDNSYDVVVSGQFFEHLGFFWLTMAEIDRVLRPGGFCCIIAPSGGPKHGDADTDCYRFYEDGMRALAKYVDFEVIHVSTNADAKPWCDTCLVAKKTGSLVNSGDNLERRMNNLENKLDAILNSIKK; encoded by the coding sequence ATGCATAAGTCTAGTCATGATAAAATGAGTTGGTTTAAAAATACTTATCTTAATGATAATGATTTTTTAGATATATTGGATGTTGGTTCTTTAGATACAAGTGGTACTAATTATAATTATAAATCTATTTTTAATAGTTCTAATTGGACTTATCAGGGTTTAGATTTTGAAAAAGGGGCTAATGTGGATATTGTTGTTGATGATATTTACAATTGGTATGAAGTTGAAGACAATAGCTATGATGTTGTTGTTTCAGGTCAATTTTTTGAACATTTAGGTTTCTTCTGGCTTACAATGGCTGAAATTGACAGAGTTTTAAGGCCTGGTGGTTTTTGCTGTATTATTGCTCCTAGTGGAGGACCTAAACATGGTGATGCAGATACTGACTGCTATCGTTTTTATGAAGATGGTATGAGGGCATTAGCTAAATATGTTGATTTTGAAGTTATTCATGTTTCTACAAATGCTGATGCTAAACCTTGGTGTGATACATGTCTTGTTGCTAAAAAAACAGGTTCTTTAGTAAATAGTGGAGATAATTTAGAAAGAAGAATGAATAATCTTGAAAATAAATTAGATGCGATTCTAAATTCAATTAAAAAATAA
- a CDS encoding DapH/DapD/GlmU-related protein, protein MESVSNIDQIGNLKQNNFIGRPEFVNSNVTFRGKGNLFYCEREVKLVNANIRFEGNNSLVYLSSTPNSQYPLNLQVYHDSVVFFGRDNNMTAPLNINVQEHQNLVIGDDCNIGSGTNIRTSFAYPIYLSKTKERINFPGSVLIGDHVWLGHLAYISSGVVLGSGSIVDNNAFVPPNCKGLSNSFLSGNPVQIIQENVFFTKDYLGAFSESESESVNSYVSDVFIYNVIPNESLYFPKIDETLKCLNVDDSLDFIQKLFVQNKRKNRFAIK, encoded by the coding sequence ATGGAGTCAGTTAGTAATATTGATCAAATTGGGAATTTAAAGCAAAATAATTTTATTGGTAGACCAGAATTTGTTAATTCCAATGTTACTTTTAGAGGTAAAGGTAATTTATTTTATTGTGAACGTGAGGTTAAGTTAGTTAATGCAAATATACGTTTTGAAGGTAATAATTCGTTAGTTTATTTATCTTCCACTCCTAATTCACAATATCCTTTGAATTTACAGGTTTATCATGATTCAGTTGTCTTTTTTGGTCGTGATAATAATATGACTGCTCCTTTAAACATCAATGTTCAGGAACATCAGAATTTAGTTATTGGTGATGATTGTAATATTGGTAGTGGTACAAATATTAGAACTTCTTTTGCTTATCCGATATATTTATCCAAAACTAAAGAAAGGATTAATTTTCCGGGTTCTGTTCTTATTGGGGATCATGTGTGGTTAGGTCATTTGGCTTATATATCTTCAGGAGTTGTTTTAGGTTCTGGTTCTATTGTAGATAATAATGCATTTGTCCCTCCTAACTGTAAAGGATTGTCTAATTCTTTTTTGAGCGGTAATCCTGTACAAATTATTCAAGAAAATGTTTTTTTTACTAAAGATTATTTAGGTGCTTTCAGTGAATCAGAGTCTGAAAGTGTTAATAGTTATGTAAGTGATGTTTTTATTTATAATGTCATTCCAAATGAATCACTTTACTTTCCTAAAATTGACGAAACATTAAAATGTTTGAATGTTGATGATTCTCTGGATTTTATTCAGAAATTATTTGTCCAAAATAAAAGAAAAAATAGATTTGCAATAAAATAA
- a CDS encoding CDP-glycerol glycerophosphotransferase family protein has product MYLKKAFDSVISQSLDFEKNIQIIVVNDGSTDNTEEMCLKYRVRYPQNIKYISTKDCFGPAHARNQGLKEAQGKYINFLDSDDYISHNTFKDVYNFFEKHYSEIDVVSIPIYYFGSQKGNHPLNFKFKKTEVVDLLKQPEFIQLSGPSSFFKAEAIENIKFNDKLQTAEDAFFVNQVLLNKLKLGLVKSGSYFYRKFEAKNSLLDYSSKTKEYYISRIKQFHFKLIECSKRDYGEVLKFIQYVLMYDLQWLFKIKKIDHILSYDEIYELYINLIFILQNIDDDVIYNQKNIQNQLKTHIFFLKYLGNDYLANCDCKYRKQVYNDILDKLSLNQVFIDIFEIQNNVIYVSGFITTFFNKKDKVFAFVNDKIFETKELKYPQRDRFSLNFEYAYNNDFELFIPITSKNLKIQFKTDVNDFKDLEIKFNRPCRLSNTSKYSLSKNHIAKVKGSVITVKPKNWVRILKNEISTIYTMLHETNQGWRTGVIFRIVYFILYPFLSSRRIWIFMDLPYLADDNGINLFKYAVGINDGIEKVFVLNKDNFAFDEVSQIGKTIEYGSIKHRIYALFAEKVISSHPDNGLVYPFWGNYPFLSGLVKFRLVFLQHGITKDNISMWLNKADKNISLIVTASKLELQSFFKYPYNYHKDVPQLLGFPRYDALEKKEDYKEIVIMPSWRRHFHHSTKEKILKSNYFKIYNTLINDSRLIDFCREHGYKLIFKPHPNVYRFIELFETNDYVTIDSTSNSYNNIFTHASLVITDYSSIAFDFAYLKKPVIYYHYAQDYHFDIEESYFDYKTMGFGEVVDNHEELIDLIMEYIENECEMKNQYIKRVDDFFEFSDKNNCKRVYEAIKKMDYE; this is encoded by the coding sequence TTGTATTTAAAAAAAGCATTTGATTCTGTTATTAGTCAAAGTTTGGATTTTGAAAAAAATATTCAAATTATTGTAGTTAATGATGGAAGTACGGATAATACAGAAGAAATGTGTTTGAAATATAGGGTTAGATATCCTCAAAATATTAAGTATATATCAACTAAAGATTGTTTTGGCCCAGCACATGCTAGAAATCAGGGATTAAAAGAAGCACAAGGAAAATATATTAATTTTTTAGACAGTGATGATTATATAAGCCATAATACATTTAAAGATGTTTATAATTTCTTTGAAAAACATTATTCAGAAATTGATGTTGTTTCAATTCCAATATATTATTTTGGATCACAAAAAGGTAATCACCCTTTAAATTTTAAATTTAAAAAAACAGAAGTTGTTGATTTATTGAAACAACCGGAATTTATTCAATTATCCGGACCTTCTTCATTTTTTAAAGCAGAAGCTATTGAAAATATTAAATTTAATGATAAATTACAAACTGCTGAAGATGCATTTTTTGTTAATCAGGTTCTTTTAAATAAACTAAAATTAGGGCTTGTTAAAAGCGGATCTTATTTTTATAGAAAATTTGAAGCTAAAAATTCTCTTCTTGATTATTCAAGTAAAACTAAAGAGTACTATATTTCTAGAATTAAACAGTTTCATTTTAAATTAATTGAATGTTCTAAAAGAGATTATGGTGAAGTTTTAAAGTTTATTCAATATGTATTGATGTATGATTTGCAATGGCTTTTCAAAATTAAAAAAATTGACCATATTTTAAGTTATGATGAAATTTATGAACTTTACATCAATCTGATTTTTATTTTGCAAAATATTGATGATGATGTGATATATAATCAAAAAAATATTCAAAATCAGCTTAAAACACATATATTCTTTTTAAAATATTTAGGTAATGATTATTTAGCTAATTGTGATTGTAAATATAGAAAACAAGTTTATAATGATATTCTTGATAAGTTATCATTAAATCAGGTGTTCATTGATATTTTTGAGATACAAAATAATGTTATTTATGTTTCAGGATTTATTACTACATTTTTCAATAAAAAAGATAAGGTTTTTGCCTTTGTTAATGATAAGATTTTTGAAACTAAAGAGTTGAAATATCCACAAAGAGATAGGTTTTCTCTAAATTTTGAATATGCCTACAATAATGATTTTGAGCTTTTTATTCCAATTACTTCAAAAAATCTTAAAATCCAATTTAAAACGGATGTTAATGATTTTAAAGATCTTGAAATAAAATTTAATAGGCCTTGCAGACTTTCAAATACCTCTAAATATTCACTTTCAAAAAATCACATTGCTAAGGTTAAAGGAAGTGTAATAACTGTCAAACCAAAAAATTGGGTAAGAATATTGAAAAATGAGATTTCAACTATTTACACAATGTTGCATGAAACTAATCAGGGCTGGAGAACTGGTGTGATATTTAGAATTGTTTATTTTATTTTATATCCGTTTTTATCATCTAGAAGAATTTGGATTTTTATGGATTTGCCTTATTTGGCTGATGATAATGGTATTAATCTTTTTAAATATGCTGTTGGTATAAATGATGGTATTGAAAAGGTTTTTGTTTTAAATAAAGATAATTTTGCATTTGATGAAGTTTCTCAAATTGGAAAAACCATTGAATACGGTTCTATTAAACATAGGATATATGCTTTATTTGCAGAAAAGGTCATATCCTCCCATCCGGATAATGGTTTAGTATATCCATTTTGGGGTAATTATCCTTTTTTATCAGGTCTTGTTAAATTTAGGCTTGTATTTTTACAGCATGGTATTACAAAGGATAATATTTCAATGTGGCTTAATAAAGCGGATAAAAACATTTCATTAATTGTAACGGCATCAAAACTGGAATTGCAATCATTTTTTAAGTATCCTTATAACTATCATAAAGATGTTCCTCAGTTATTGGGGTTTCCTAGATATGATGCTCTTGAAAAAAAGGAAGATTATAAAGAAATTGTAATTATGCCTTCCTGGAGGAGGCATTTCCATCATTCAACTAAAGAAAAAATATTAAAATCAAATTACTTCAAAATATACAATACTTTAATTAATGATTCTCGTTTAATTGATTTTTGTAGAGAACATGGTTATAAATTGATTTTTAAACCGCATCCAAATGTTTACAGATTCATTGAATTATTTGAAACTAATGATTATGTAACAATTGATTCAACTTCCAATAGTTATAATAATATTTTCACACATGCTTCTTTAGTAATAACAGATTATTCTTCAATAGCTTTTGATTTTGCTTATTTAAAAAAGCCAGTTATTTATTATCATTATGCTCAGGATTATCATTTTGATATTGAAGAGAGCTATTTTGATTATAAAACAATGGGTTTTGGAGAAGTTGTTGATAATCATGAAGAATTAATTGATTTGATAATGGAATATATTGAAAATGAATGTGAAATGAAAAATCAGTATATTAAAAGAGTCGATGATTTCTTTGAGTTTAGTGATAAAAATAATTGTAAAAGAGTCTATGAGGCTATTAAAAAGATGGATTATGAGTAA